In Thermotomaculum hydrothermale, a single genomic region encodes these proteins:
- a CDS encoding proton-conducting transporter transmembrane domain-containing protein produces MIGPNNVVLIPILAGILAYFLGKIVKPAREGLTLASALTVCYFVFKTPFDKVIFFNYNFNLPAYFEGLKFGTNALSAFFAILIVFSYLFIAFTAFALVKDKDYHGTFYLFFNIVAGSLLGIVYARDLISFFIFWEMMTWSSYFLVIMNGKNPRKTGLTYIVFNVAGAYFMLVAMLMVYASAGSFHFDKIGTALALMPDSKVILISIFFAIGFLVKMATMPLHVWAPDAYTESENSFTGFFSGTLSKMGVYGFLLFFGALIGFANLKGISSIKGTSTLGYAIAWLGVITSVFATFRAIVQDEVKKLLAYSSVAQVGYIVTAMSIGTALGVAGGLYHAVMHTIMKLLLFITVAGVIYRTGKDKFSELGALITRMPLSFLAVLFGIIGLAGMPPFGGFASKWVIYMSLLKSQHYFLLIAMIVSSTTAFLYCYKLIYGIFLGHPSSPELLEAKEVPVFLWFAQVPLMLALAIFGVFPGLIVPYINKAVASLGFKAAFTSTTPYTLSAALGGFNGFVVINVLGVIFVIVLIWYTLFFPKSKKLHRLDIYWAAETPTEETPLHYGYGIGVELHRIPWVGASLSRHITNFYNKVAEQVNGIASVVKDIVFNGDGQIYMLYSVLTLVVIIMFLGR; encoded by the coding sequence ATGATAGGGCCTAACAATGTTGTTTTAATCCCGATTTTAGCGGGTATTCTCGCTTACTTTTTAGGCAAGATAGTTAAGCCTGCAAGAGAGGGGTTAACATTAGCGTCTGCTCTAACAGTCTGTTATTTTGTTTTTAAAACACCTTTTGATAAAGTTATTTTCTTTAATTACAATTTCAATCTCCCGGCCTATTTTGAAGGCTTAAAATTCGGGACAAATGCTTTAAGCGCATTCTTTGCAATATTGATTGTCTTTTCCTACCTCTTTATTGCTTTTACTGCATTTGCCCTTGTTAAGGATAAGGACTATCACGGAACTTTTTACCTGTTTTTCAATATAGTTGCTGGCTCACTTTTAGGAATTGTATATGCAAGAGATTTAATCTCATTCTTTATTTTCTGGGAAATGATGACCTGGTCTTCCTATTTCCTTGTTATTATGAATGGAAAAAATCCAAGAAAGACAGGCTTAACTTACATTGTTTTCAATGTTGCAGGTGCTTACTTTATGCTGGTAGCCATGCTTATGGTTTACGCTTCAGCAGGCTCTTTCCACTTTGATAAGATTGGCACAGCATTAGCATTAATGCCTGATTCAAAGGTTATTTTAATTTCAATATTCTTTGCAATTGGATTTTTAGTAAAAATGGCAACCATGCCTTTGCATGTTTGGGCACCTGATGCATACACAGAGAGTGAAAACTCATTTACAGGGTTTTTCTCCGGCACTCTTTCAAAAATGGGTGTTTACGGATTTTTGTTGTTCTTTGGTGCTCTTATCGGTTTTGCTAATTTGAAGGGAATATCTTCAATTAAAGGCACTTCAACCTTAGGTTATGCAATTGCCTGGCTTGGAGTTATAACATCTGTTTTTGCAACCTTTAGGGCAATTGTTCAGGATGAGGTTAAAAAACTCCTTGCTTACTCTTCTGTTGCCCAGGTGGGTTACATTGTTACGGCAATGAGTATTGGCACAGCCTTAGGTGTTGCAGGTGGGTTATACCACGCAGTAATGCATACAATAATGAAGCTTTTACTCTTCATAACCGTTGCAGGCGTTATATACAGGACAGGTAAAGATAAATTTTCTGAATTAGGGGCTTTGATAACAAGAATGCCTCTTTCATTTCTTGCTGTTCTCTTTGGGATTATAGGATTGGCTGGTATGCCTCCTTTCGGTGGTTTTGCTTCAAAGTGGGTAATCTATATGTCTCTTTTAAAGTCTCAACACTACTTCCTGCTTATTGCAATGATTGTTTCCTCAACCACCGCTTTCCTTTACTGCTATAAACTGATTTACGGTATATTTTTAGGACATCCATCTTCACCTGAATTGTTAGAGGCAAAAGAGGTGCCTGTGTTTTTGTGGTTTGCTCAGGTGCCATTAATGCTTGCCCTTGCAATTTTCGGTGTTTTTCCAGGGCTTATTGTTCCCTATATAAACAAAGCGGTTGCTTCACTTGGATTTAAAGCCGCATTTACTTCAACAACACCATATACCCTTTCAGCTGCATTAGGTGGGTTTAATGGATTTGTTGTTATAAATGTTCTTGGAGTAATTTTTGTAATAGTTTTAATATGGTACACTCTGTTTTTTCCGAAATCAAAGAAACTTCACAGGCTGGATATATACTGGGCTGCTGAAACTCCTACCGAAGAGACCCCATTGCACTATGGCTATGGGATAGGTGTAGAATTGCATAGAATCCCCTGGGTAGGGGCAAGTTTAAGCAGGCATATTACAAATTTTTACAACAAGGTTGCCGAGCAGGTAAATGGAATTGCATCTGTTGTTAAAGACATTGTGTTTAACGGAGATGGGCAAATCTATATGCTTTATTCGGTTTTAACTCTTGTTGT
- a CDS encoding proton-conducting transporter transmembrane domain-containing protein, producing the protein MSWFSPILMVGVPLFVAFLIPLLGYIHKKAGLYAMSLTLLFNTVAGFYFLPKVFVKPIRVIVAGYKPPFGINLAITPFSIFMACLISLMGFLVSLYLLKDNTTETQEKFSMLILLVVMGSTGIVLTGDIFNMFVFLEITSISSYALTAIKKDRKGSEAGIKFLLVGSISSTLLLLGIALIYNQLGTLNIADIANRFSQMNPKVAFLAVSFLFLGFGIESEMFPLNAWAPDVYQGAPAPVAALFSAVTVKAGLYAMVRFLFTVVNMPVFVKALLVFGVLTVIVSELSALRQKDVRRMLGYSSLGQIGLILFAIGIGTTGALKGAIFHFINHAILKATLFLTIGLLAKAAGGSTFEDLKGIGKKYPFLAGIFAIAALGVMGFPPLNGFMSKLMILTAAVKAEHILLVMLILAASVIEGVYYFRVLQIMFKEPEPTRIEKKAIPLFSVIPLVILVVAIVGIGLFPGVLTPYLKGVTMDIMNRSNYIAAMLGSVGGGL; encoded by the coding sequence GTGAGCTGGTTTAGTCCTATTTTGATGGTTGGCGTTCCGCTATTTGTTGCGTTTTTAATACCCCTGTTAGGGTATATCCATAAAAAGGCTGGTTTGTATGCAATGAGTTTAACCTTGCTGTTTAATACAGTGGCAGGTTTTTACTTTCTTCCAAAGGTTTTTGTTAAGCCAATCAGGGTAATTGTTGCAGGTTATAAGCCTCCTTTTGGCATTAACCTTGCGATAACTCCCTTTTCTATTTTTATGGCTTGCCTTATCTCTCTAATGGGTTTTCTTGTATCACTTTACCTGTTAAAGGACAATACCACAGAAACTCAGGAAAAGTTTTCGATGCTTATCCTTCTTGTGGTAATGGGTTCCACAGGTATTGTGCTTACAGGTGATATATTCAATATGTTTGTATTTTTGGAGATAACAAGTATTTCATCATACGCGTTAACTGCTATAAAAAAGGATAGAAAGGGAAGTGAAGCTGGTATCAAATTTTTGCTTGTTGGCTCAATATCTTCCACATTACTCCTTTTAGGGATTGCCTTAATTTACAATCAATTGGGTACTTTAAACATTGCTGATATTGCAAACAGGTTTTCTCAAATGAATCCCAAAGTTGCATTTCTTGCAGTGTCTTTCCTGTTTTTAGGTTTTGGGATTGAATCTGAGATGTTTCCTTTAAATGCATGGGCTCCCGATGTTTATCAGGGAGCACCGGCGCCTGTTGCTGCTTTGTTCTCTGCAGTAACTGTTAAAGCAGGCCTTTACGCAATGGTAAGGTTTTTATTCACAGTGGTAAATATGCCAGTTTTTGTTAAAGCCCTTTTAGTGTTCGGAGTTCTCACTGTGATTGTTTCAGAACTCTCTGCCCTGAGGCAAAAGGATGTTAGAAGGATGTTAGGTTACTCCTCTCTTGGGCAGATAGGGCTTATCCTTTTTGCTATAGGCATTGGAACGACAGGGGCTTTAAAGGGCGCAATTTTCCACTTTATAAACCATGCAATATTAAAGGCAACCTTGTTTTTAACCATAGGCTTGCTTGCAAAGGCAGCTGGTGGAAGCACCTTTGAGGATTTAAAGGGTATTGGTAAAAAATATCCCTTTTTGGCAGGTATTTTTGCTATAGCTGCTTTGGGTGTTATGGGCTTCCCACCTCTTAACGGTTTTATGAGTAAGTTGATGATTCTAACTGCTGCGGTTAAGGCAGAGCATATTTTACTTGTAATGCTTATTTTAGCTGCAAGTGTAATTGAAGGGGTTTACTATTTCAGGGTTCTTCAAATTATGTTTAAAGAGCCGGAGCCAACAAGGATTGAAAAGAAAGCAATTCCTTTGTTTTCTGTAATTCCTCTTGTGATTTTGGTTGTTGCTATTGTGGGAATTGGTCTTTTCCCTGGAGTTTTAACACCTTATTTGAAGGGAGTGACAATGGACATTATGAACCGTTCTAACTATATAGCCGCAATGTTAGGCTCTGTTGGAGGTGGCTTATGA
- a CDS encoding sodium:proton antiporter, which translates to MKALLMNTHYIVLFGVLLLFIIGLFGALTKRNLIKIMIALGIVDTGVNLFFITIGYISGKTAPIFSKQGLTPGQMVDPVPQALVLTAIVIGVAVLALGLSIVIRVYEHYGTLNVSKIKKMRG; encoded by the coding sequence ATGAAGGCGTTGTTAATGAATACACATTATATTGTTCTTTTTGGAGTTCTATTGTTGTTTATTATAGGTCTTTTTGGTGCTTTAACTAAAAGGAATTTGATAAAAATTATGATTGCGCTGGGAATTGTGGATACAGGGGTTAACCTGTTTTTTATAACAATAGGTTATATTTCAGGGAAAACTGCACCAATATTTTCAAAACAGGGGTTAACTCCAGGTCAAATGGTTGACCCTGTCCCCCAGGCACTTGTTCTTACTGCTATTGTTATTGGTGTTGCTGTTTTAGCACTGGGGTTATCAATTGTTATCAGGGTTTATGAACATTACGGAACTCTCAATGTTTCAAAGATTAAGAAGATGAGGGGGTAG
- a CDS encoding Na(+)/H(+) antiporter subunit B, whose protein sequence is MNKVGLKRRFRVKNIFVFFVVLYFAFQFFSVVSLLDLNNVKGVAKYYLENDIKDTESANVVTSIVVNYRGFDTLGEVTVLFLAATGLAAILSGERKVKKQKTPANAMLQYGVKPLLPITILFGAYIFIHGHLSPGGGFQGGTVIATSFLFMMLAIEGYEIKHGYIKWTESLAGLTFVTVGLFGLFLLGSFLANFLPLGKVGELFSSGVIPIIYVAVGFKVGSELTGLLDNMMGVVG, encoded by the coding sequence ATGAATAAGGTTGGGTTAAAGAGAAGATTTAGAGTTAAAAATATATTTGTGTTTTTTGTTGTTTTATACTTTGCTTTTCAGTTTTTTTCAGTTGTAAGTTTGCTGGATTTAAATAATGTTAAAGGCGTGGCTAAATATTACCTTGAGAATGATATTAAAGATACCGAATCAGCAAATGTGGTTACCTCAATTGTTGTGAATTACAGAGGATTTGATACATTGGGCGAGGTTACTGTTTTATTCCTTGCAGCAACTGGATTGGCGGCAATTTTGTCTGGAGAAAGAAAGGTGAAAAAACAAAAAACCCCGGCAAATGCTATGTTGCAGTACGGGGTTAAGCCTTTATTGCCGATTACCATACTTTTTGGTGCATACATTTTTATCCATGGGCATTTATCTCCAGGTGGTGGCTTCCAGGGAGGAACGGTTATTGCCACAAGCTTTCTGTTTATGATGTTAGCCATTGAAGGGTACGAGATTAAACACGGATACATTAAATGGACAGAAAGCCTTGCAGGTTTAACCTTTGTAACAGTTGGCCTGTTTGGTTTGTTTTTGCTTGGAAGTTTTCTTGCAAATTTTCTACCCCTTGGAAAAGTTGGAGAACTTTTCAGTTCAGGAGTAATCCCAATAATCTATGTTGCAGTTGGTTTTAAGGTGGGTTCAGAGCTAACCGGATTGCTTGATAATATGATGGGGGTAGTGGGATGA
- a CDS encoding hydrogenase subunit MbhD domain-containing protein, which translates to MNIVLIVTVFCVVVMIVAAYFAIITHDLVSSVLGSSVVSLMASILFLILHAPDVAMTEAAIGAGLSTFVFLIAIRKTDRFEKHEEQ; encoded by the coding sequence ATGAATATTGTGTTGATTGTAACTGTTTTCTGTGTGGTGGTAATGATTGTGGCAGCGTATTTTGCCATAATCACACATGACCTTGTCTCCTCTGTTTTAGGGTCTTCTGTTGTCTCCCTGATGGCAAGTATTCTATTTTTAATTCTTCATGCGCCTGATGTGGCAATGACTGAAGCAGCTATTGGTGCAGGTTTATCAACCTTTGTTTTCCTCATAGCCATAAGGAAAACAGATAGATTTGAAAAGCACGAGGAGCAATAG
- the mnhG gene encoding monovalent cation/H(+) antiporter subunit G gives MLHTAFTYIGNILLVIGCFFMFVSAIGIVRMPDLYNRLQAGTKASTLGAMCTIMGVGFLHPDWWIKCFLLTLFILMTNPLSSSVLARASLRSGVKPYKLVIDECEQYYKNEEEN, from the coding sequence ATGTTGCATACAGCATTCACTTATATAGGGAACATTTTACTTGTTATAGGTTGCTTTTTTATGTTTGTGTCGGCTATTGGCATTGTTAGAATGCCTGATTTATATAACAGGCTTCAGGCTGGTACCAAAGCGAGTACTTTAGGTGCTATGTGCACAATAATGGGAGTTGGTTTTTTGCATCCTGATTGGTGGATAAAATGCTTTTTACTCACTCTTTTCATTTTAATGACCAACCCTCTTTCTTCTTCTGTACTTGCAAGGGCTTCTTTAAGAAGTGGAGTTAAGCCTTACAAACTGGTGATTGACGAGTGTGAACAGTACTATAAAAACGAAGAGGAGAATTAA
- a CDS encoding monovalent cation/H+ antiporter complex subunit F produces the protein MTFINVIVILIGISLFTAFIRFLKGPTASDRVMALDFMTVVAVALMVVLSFVFDRYIYLDVAMVYALIGFVGTVVVARYFEGGL, from the coding sequence ATGACTTTTATCAATGTTATTGTTATTTTAATCGGAATTAGCCTTTTTACTGCGTTTATCCGTTTTTTGAAAGGCCCCACTGCAAGTGATAGAGTTATGGCACTGGATTTTATGACAGTTGTTGCTGTTGCGTTAATGGTGGTATTATCTTTTGTTTTTGACAGATATATCTATTTAGATGTGGCAATGGTTTATGCCCTTATCGGTTTTGTGGGTACCGTTGTAGTTGCCCGTTACTTTGAAGGGGGGCTATAA
- a CDS encoding Na+/H+ antiporter subunit E — MKISRLIFTIIFLFAIWVLLTGSLHEDELIVGLFVAIVISLFTGPLFTRRGIYHLHPKRIWGKIVYLFVFFVELVKANVDVAKRVLSPSLPINPGIVRVKTKLTEDMDKLWLANSITLTPGTMTLDIKGDELFIHWIDVQETEPHAAGKIIKGAFERHLGGVE, encoded by the coding sequence GTGAAAATATCAAGATTAATTTTTACAATTATTTTCCTGTTTGCGATTTGGGTTTTGCTTACTGGATCCCTACATGAAGATGAACTAATTGTAGGGTTGTTTGTGGCAATTGTAATTTCTTTGTTTACAGGGCCTCTTTTTACAAGAAGGGGAATTTATCATTTGCACCCGAAAAGGATTTGGGGAAAGATTGTTTATCTTTTTGTTTTTTTTGTTGAACTGGTAAAGGCCAATGTTGATGTTGCAAAAAGGGTTCTTTCTCCATCTTTGCCGATTAATCCAGGGATTGTAAGGGTTAAAACAAAGTTGACTGAAGATATGGATAAGCTCTGGCTTGCCAACTCTATTACCCTGACTCCGGGAACCATGACTCTTGACATTAAGGGAGATGAACTCTTTATTCACTGGATTGATGTTCAGGAAACAGAACCTCATGCAGCCGGAAAGATTATCAAGGGCGCTTTTGAAAGGCATCTTGGAGGTGTTGAATGA
- a CDS encoding tetratricopeptide repeat protein — MKNNSLYSKKKYVLFLFFLVGILIYSPSLGGSFLFDDLRLINTAKEFKSISGYFKIIHNTKRFYPNRDSYAFWVLFLAEYNIFKDNPSGYKVVNLIFHILASFLFFLFLRKLLISKFLKGKEKLKKKEEQRKESFVELFSFLGGLLFLVHPVNTEAVSYVAGSNNGIGGFFFILGVYLFLIFLESKDLKNEILYFISSMFVFVVSFFFKEVYLVFPLFCVFLYLAVKPFSKKRLIIGIFAVLLFLIAIGLGTAFLNISPFPQVRRTFSKYSGKVEQKTIATNLYANAYAIYLNVFPKNINLDHDLPLIEKIYDYRAVLSFLFLLFLAIIFYKLRDKFPLSLFAYFSYLLLMAPSNSFILRGLKWTGYDILSERNLYGPAFFFTIIILEILWVLSGRDLKKFKLLATIVIVIFGIRTFARNFDYKDDLTIWKASLKYSPNRARPNFNYAVALKNRERFDEAIPYAKKAFKLAPAENSIGLLANLYKQTGKIESYKLLLESALSNRKYQTAGLYHQLGEFYYENGEFDKAEGYFLKAIKRKKVFVLPRLSLVYLYLNEGRYDKANRHLKVLNRLIKKNDGKLLAGVFIDNVVKSRVEFANALYNFGTGEINTAIEECNKAIKLNPLFTEPYLKLGEYYFVNNQDDKALFYFEKAKSTPDYPKYRNQIEDMINKILQSKNK; from the coding sequence ATGAAGAACAATTCTCTTTATAGCAAAAAAAAATATGTTCTATTCTTGTTTTTTTTGGTTGGCATTCTTATATATTCTCCTTCACTTGGAGGGAGTTTTCTTTTTGACGACCTTCGCTTAATTAATACTGCTAAGGAATTTAAATCTATATCAGGTTATTTTAAGATTATTCATAATACAAAGAGATTTTATCCCAATAGGGATAGTTATGCATTCTGGGTTCTGTTTTTGGCAGAATACAATATTTTTAAAGACAATCCCTCTGGATACAAGGTGGTAAATTTAATCTTTCATATATTGGCTTCTTTTTTGTTTTTTCTCTTTTTGAGAAAATTGCTTATCTCAAAGTTTTTAAAGGGGAAAGAAAAATTAAAGAAAAAAGAAGAACAGAGAAAAGAAAGCTTTGTTGAATTATTCTCTTTTTTAGGTGGCTTGCTTTTTCTGGTTCATCCAGTTAACACAGAAGCTGTTTCTTATGTGGCTGGAAGTAATAACGGAATAGGTGGATTTTTCTTCATACTTGGTGTATACCTTTTCTTGATTTTTCTTGAGAGTAAGGATTTAAAAAATGAGATTTTGTATTTTATTTCATCAATGTTTGTTTTTGTTGTTTCCTTTTTCTTTAAAGAGGTTTACCTTGTATTTCCTTTGTTTTGTGTTTTTCTTTACCTTGCAGTAAAACCATTTTCTAAAAAAAGGCTTATTATAGGAATTTTTGCTGTTTTGTTATTTCTTATAGCGATAGGTTTGGGCACTGCTTTTCTCAACATATCACCTTTCCCTCAAGTAAGAAGAACTTTTTCAAAATACTCTGGAAAGGTTGAGCAAAAGACAATAGCAACAAACCTTTATGCAAATGCCTATGCAATTTACTTAAATGTTTTTCCTAAAAATATAAATTTAGACCACGATTTGCCATTAATTGAAAAGATTTATGATTATAGAGCAGTTCTTTCTTTTTTGTTTTTATTATTTCTTGCCATAATTTTCTATAAATTAAGGGATAAATTTCCTTTATCCCTATTTGCGTATTTTTCTTATTTGCTTTTAATGGCTCCTTCAAATTCCTTTATTTTAAGGGGATTAAAGTGGACAGGTTACGATATTTTAAGTGAAAGAAACCTCTATGGCCCGGCTTTTTTCTTTACAATCATTATTCTTGAAATTTTATGGGTGTTGTCTGGCAGAGATTTAAAAAAATTTAAACTTTTAGCAACAATTGTTATTGTGATTTTTGGTATAAGAACCTTTGCAAGAAACTTTGATTATAAAGATGATTTAACTATATGGAAAGCTTCTCTGAAATATTCTCCAAATAGGGCAAGACCAAATTTTAACTATGCTGTTGCTTTGAAAAATAGAGAAAGGTTTGATGAAGCAATCCCATATGCAAAGAAGGCTTTTAAGCTTGCCCCTGCTGAAAATTCAATAGGATTGCTTGCAAATTTGTATAAACAAACGGGAAAGATAGAAAGTTATAAACTATTACTTGAAAGCGCCCTCTCTAATAGAAAATATCAAACTGCAGGGTTGTACCATCAATTAGGGGAATTCTATTATGAGAATGGTGAGTTTGATAAGGCTGAAGGTTATTTCTTAAAAGCGATAAAAAGGAAAAAGGTTTTTGTTTTGCCAAGGTTGTCATTGGTTTACCTTTATTTAAACGAAGGAAGGTATGATAAAGCAAATCGCCATTTAAAGGTATTAAATAGGTTAATTAAAAAGAACGATGGAAAACTTTTAGCAGGTGTTTTTATCGATAATGTAGTGAAGTCAAGGGTTGAATTTGCAAATGCACTCTACAACTTTGGAACAGGGGAAATAAATACGGCAATTGAAGAATGTAATAAAGCGATTAAATTAAATCCTCTTTTTACCGAGCCTTATTTGAAGTTAGGGGAGTATTATTTTGTAAACAATCAGGACGATAAAGCCCTGTTTTATTTTGAAAAAGCAAAATCAACACCGGATTATCCAAAATATAGAAATCAGATTGAGGATATGATAAATAAAATTCTTCAGAGTAAAAACAAATAA
- a CDS encoding MraY family glycosyltransferase, with translation MLDYFLKLTTFSFIINTLLIPLSLFLAKKINIVDYPDKRKIHIEPTPRSGGIAIFLTFLLTILVTQKLTPFLTMLIIANTLIFLIGIIDDKYNLSAYKKLAGEFIVATLIIFWGSIRFKIGGNYTGFLNSNLVSILLSYMWIIGVTNAINLIDGMDGLAGGISFLSFCAIITIAITKGFALQGIIAGVFLGSIISFLNFNLPMAKLFLGDSGSLLLGFNIAILSLSVSYKTGTLLSVIFPSLFVLIPVIDTIYAFFRRIIKGKNPLTTPDREHLHHKLLLLKFSRNQALIIFYFFSGIFTTIAISLKSKNILYGIIFSLSLIFLLFLAIYMLEKNKVDEKIEKFNHFTDKLKQKLLSGSNEQNNSLKIFIILNSSLYVLALYAISSFKEYYNIILVLLFISYIILAIISALLKEQGKMLLFINFWIDFLLIYVLVINGYEKMVQIILIVIFPFFLYKLISRKKFIILIPTPTDILLFFSILTILILKKYNPDIFPIIFYTAIFYTYKKIISIGNLETTVKFSLLQSLIFVLFLLSLIL, from the coding sequence ATGCTTGATTATTTTCTCAAACTTACAACTTTTTCTTTTATAATAAACACCTTATTAATACCTTTAAGCCTGTTTTTAGCAAAGAAAATAAATATTGTAGACTATCCAGATAAAAGGAAAATTCACATAGAACCCACTCCTCGAAGCGGTGGGATTGCCATATTTTTAACATTTCTTTTGACAATATTAGTTACGCAAAAATTAACCCCTTTCTTAACAATGCTCATAATTGCAAACACTTTAATTTTCTTAATCGGAATAATTGACGATAAATATAACCTCTCAGCCTATAAAAAACTTGCTGGAGAATTTATTGTAGCAACTTTAATAATTTTTTGGGGGAGTATACGATTTAAAATAGGTGGCAACTACACAGGGTTTTTAAATTCAAACCTTGTTTCTATTCTGCTAAGTTATATGTGGATAATAGGGGTTACAAATGCCATAAACTTAATTGACGGAATGGATGGTCTTGCAGGTGGAATTTCTTTTCTATCATTCTGTGCCATTATAACAATTGCAATAACAAAAGGATTTGCTTTACAGGGAATAATTGCCGGGGTTTTTTTAGGAAGTATAATATCTTTTTTAAATTTCAATCTCCCTATGGCAAAACTCTTTTTAGGTGATTCCGGAAGCCTTTTGCTTGGGTTTAACATTGCAATTTTATCCCTTTCTGTATCATATAAAACAGGTACATTGCTATCCGTTATTTTCCCATCTCTCTTTGTTTTAATTCCTGTAATTGATACTATTTACGCATTTTTCAGAAGAATTATAAAAGGAAAGAACCCCCTTACAACACCTGACAGAGAACACTTACACCACAAATTGTTATTGTTAAAGTTTTCCAGAAACCAGGCTTTGATAATTTTTTATTTCTTTTCTGGGATTTTTACAACAATTGCAATTAGCTTAAAATCTAAAAACATACTTTACGGAATAATATTTAGCTTATCTTTGATTTTTTTGTTATTTCTTGCGATTTACATGCTTGAAAAAAATAAAGTTGATGAAAAGATTGAGAAATTTAACCACTTCACAGACAAACTAAAACAAAAATTGCTGTCAGGTTCAAACGAACAAAATAATAGCCTGAAAATTTTCATTATTTTAAACTCTTCGTTATATGTTCTGGCTCTATATGCAATAAGCTCTTTTAAAGAATATTATAATATTATTTTGGTCTTGCTATTTATCTCATACATTATTCTTGCAATAATCTCTGCACTGTTAAAAGAACAAGGTAAAATGCTTCTCTTTATTAATTTCTGGATAGACTTTTTACTTATTTATGTGCTTGTAATAAATGGTTATGAGAAAATGGTTCAGATTATTTTAATTGTAATCTTCCCCTTTTTCCTCTATAAATTAATCTCAAGAAAAAAGTTTATCATTCTAATTCCCACACCAACAGACATTCTCCTATTTTTTTCAATTCTGACAATACTTATACTTAAAAAGTACAATCCTGATATCTTTCCTATTATTTTCTACACCGCCATTTTTTACACATACAAAAAGATAATTTCAATTGGCAATTTGGAAACAACTGTTAAATTTTCGCTTTTGCAAAGCTTAATTTTTGTTTTATTTCTTCTGTCTCTTATTTTATAA
- a CDS encoding DUF1972 domain-containing protein, whose protein sequence is MKIAILGTRGIPNAYGGFEQCAEKLSICWVKKGHKVVVYNTDEHPYKKSEFNDVEIRHIFAKESKLKIFGTFIYDYLCLKNAVKDDFDIILNLGYVPSALFFYLKKKTGAKFLTNMDGLEWKREKWSSLLKKFIKLCERRAVAFSDFLIFDNEGIRDYYLENFKVDGEVIPYGAGIFDNPDLSVLEKYGVKKYSYFLTIARFEPENNLETIIKGYLKSNSKFPLLLVGNPQTKHGKYLVRKYGDNSNIRFLGAIYNQKELNTLRLFSKLYFHGHSVGGTNPSLLEAMAAGAYIVAHRNRFNRSVLKENGLFFETDNEIAGLINSFDEGKRIVFQEKNVIKIKNYYNWESVAEKYLRVFEKVLNSN, encoded by the coding sequence ATGAAAATTGCCATTTTAGGGACAAGGGGGATACCTAATGCGTATGGTGGTTTTGAGCAGTGTGCTGAGAAGTTGTCGATTTGCTGGGTAAAAAAGGGGCATAAAGTTGTTGTCTATAATACAGACGAGCATCCTTATAAAAAAAGCGAGTTTAACGATGTTGAAATAAGGCATATTTTTGCTAAAGAGAGTAAGTTAAAAATATTTGGGACATTTATTTACGATTACCTTTGCCTTAAAAACGCTGTTAAAGATGATTTTGACATAATTTTAAATTTAGGGTATGTCCCCTCTGCATTGTTTTTTTACCTGAAAAAAAAGACAGGGGCAAAATTTTTAACCAATATGGATGGGCTTGAATGGAAGAGAGAGAAATGGAGTTCTCTTTTAAAGAAATTCATAAAACTTTGCGAAAGAAGGGCGGTTGCTTTTAGTGATTTTCTTATATTTGACAATGAGGGGATAAGGGATTACTATCTTGAAAATTTCAAGGTTGATGGGGAGGTTATTCCATACGGTGCAGGAATTTTTGATAATCCTGATTTAAGCGTTCTTGAAAAGTATGGTGTTAAAAAATATTCTTATTTTCTTACTATTGCCCGTTTTGAGCCTGAAAATAATCTTGAAACAATTATTAAAGGGTATTTGAAATCAAATTCTAAATTTCCTCTTTTACTGGTAGGCAATCCTCAAACAAAACATGGGAAATACCTTGTAAGAAAGTATGGCGATAACTCAAATATAAGGTTTTTAGGTGCAATTTATAATCAGAAAGAGCTTAACACCTTGAGGTTGTTTTCAAAACTATACTTTCATGGTCATTCGGTAGGCGGGACAAATCCCTCTCTTCTTGAGGCAATGGCGGCAGGGGCTTATATTGTTGCCCATAGAAATAGATTTAATCGGAGTGTACTGAAGGAAAATGGTTTATTCTTTGAAACGGATAACGAAATTGCTGGTTTAATTAACTCTTTTGATGAAGGTAAAAGAATTGTTTTTCAGGAAAAAAATGTTATTAAAATTAAAAATTATTATAATTGGGAATCTGTTGCTGAGAAGTATTTGCGGGTATTTGAAAAAGTCTTAAATAGCAATTAA